The Sphingopyxis sp. TUF1 genome segment GGTCATCGACCACGCCTAGGCGGGGGCGCCCTTCATGCACGAACTCGCTTTCCCGCTCCTCGTTGGCCTGATCATCCTCGCGCTGGCGTTCGATTTCCTGAATGGACTGCACGACGCGGCGAACAGCATCGCGACGGTTGTCGCGACGCGGTTGCTGCGCCCGGTGCAGGCCGTGATGTTCGCGGCCTTTTTCAACTTCGCGGCCTATTTCCTGAGCCTCGCCTTTCCGGCGCTGCACAAGGTTGCCGAAACGATCGGGGCGGGTTTGATCGACAAGGATCTCGTGACGCCCGCGGTTGTGTTCGGCGCGCTGGTGGGCGCAATGTTCTGGAATGTCGTGACCTGGCTGAAAGGCATCCCGTCCTCGTCGAGTCATGCGCTGGTCGGCGGCATCGTCGGTGCAGGCGTCGCCCATGCCGGGTTCGAGGGGATTCAGTGGAGCGGGCTCAACAAGACCGTGATTGCGATCTTTCTGTCGCCGATGCTCGGCATGTTCCTTGCGATGCTGGTCATGCTCGCGAGCAGCTGGGCGCTGCACCGCGCGACAGCCAAATTCGCCGAATCGACCTTTC includes the following:
- a CDS encoding inorganic phosphate transporter translates to MHELAFPLLVGLIILALAFDFLNGLHDAANSIATVVATRLLRPVQAVMFAAFFNFAAYFLSLAFPALHKVAETIGAGLIDKDLVTPAVVFGALVGAMFWNVVTWLKGIPSSSSHALVGGIVGAGVAHAGFEGIQWSGLNKTVIAIFLSPMLGMFLAMLVMLASSWALHRATAKFAESTFRTLHLFSSAAYSLSHGLNDAQKTMGIIAVLLYSTGYLSGEFHVPHWVAFSCYIAIALGTLSGGWKIIETMGGRITKLSHHQGFAASTGGSIMVFTASLLGIPVSTTHTITGSIIGAGVARRTSAVRWGVAGNVIAAWFITIPASAAVAALFYALTRLF